In a single window of the Methanobrevibacter sp. TMH8 genome:
- a CDS encoding DUF2283 domain-containing protein, protein MKKKVMEIDYDYENDILFAFLDDEYYKDFEYSEFLDNSVSIDFDEKNIPIGVEISNASKKFNTKKQYLNDKLNGVLNISIHEKKIELNINLFVTIHNKSISLNPVDLIGDNILNIPNVETSMAIA, encoded by the coding sequence ATGAAAAAAAAAGTAATGGAAATAGATTATGATTATGAAAATGATATTCTATTTGCTTTTTTAGATGATGAATATTATAAGGACTTTGAATACTCAGAATTTTTAGATAATTCAGTAAGCATAGATTTTGATGAAAAAAACATCCCTATTGGTGTTGAAATATCAAATGCATCTAAAAAATTCAACACAAAAAAACAATATCTAAATGATAAACTAAATGGAGTATTAAATATTTCAATCCATGAAAAAAAGATTGAATTAAATATCAACTTATTTGTAACAATACATAACAAGTCTATTTCCTTAAATCCTGTTGATTTAATTGGAGATAACATTTTAAACATCCCAAATGTTGAAACTTCAATGGCAATAGCTTAG
- a CDS encoding DUF3467 domain-containing protein: MEDKIIDFNNKSIENFDLNIDEFAQQIYVTGAIGSSTDLDIRLLIVNDKIVNTNGSIETKKESNLHLIMNPEVTQQIIDLLQRNLDDYYSIKNKE, encoded by the coding sequence ATGGAAGATAAAATAATAGATTTTAATAATAAATCAATTGAAAATTTTGATTTAAACATAGATGAATTTGCACAACAAATCTATGTTACTGGAGCAATTGGATCTTCAACAGATTTAGACATTAGATTATTGATTGTTAACGATAAAATTGTAAATACAAATGGAAGCATTGAAACTAAAAAAGAAAGCAATCTACACCTTATAATGAATCCTGAAGTAACACAACAAATAATTGACCTATTGCAACGTAACTTAGATGATTATTATAGTATAAAAAATAAAGAATAA